A single Theropithecus gelada isolate Dixy chromosome 7b, Tgel_1.0, whole genome shotgun sequence DNA region contains:
- the LOC112628649 gene encoding ADP-ribosylation factor 1-like isoform X2, whose translation MGNIFVNLFMGLFGNKEMRILVASLDAAGKTTILYKLKLGFDVETVEYKNISFTVWDVGGQDKIRPLWCHYFQNTQGLSFVVDSNDRERVNEAREELMRMLAEDELRDAVLLVFANKQDLPNAMNVAEITDKLGLHSLCHRNWYIQATCATSGDGLYEGPDWLSNQLRNQK comes from the exons ATGGGGAACATCTTCGTCAACCTCTTCATGGGCCTTTTTGGCAACAAAGAAATGCGCATCCTCGTGGCGAGTCTGGATGCTGCGGGGAAGACCACGATCCTGTACAAGCTTAAGCTGG GCTTTGACGTGGAAACCGTGGAGTACAAGAACATCAGCTTCACTGTGTGGGACGTGGGTGGCCAGGACAAGATCCGGCCCCTGTGGTGCCACTACTTTCAGAACACACAAGGCCTGAGCTTCGTGGTGGACAGCAATGACAGAGAACGCGTGAACGAGGCCCGTGAGGAGCTCATGAGGATGCTGGCCGAGGACGAGCTCCGGGATGCTGTCCTCCTGGTGTTCGCCAACAAGCAGGACCTCCCCAATGCCATGAATGTGGCTGAGATCACAGACAAGCTGGGGCTGCACTCCCTATGCCACAGGAACTGGTACATTCAGGCCACCTGTGCCACCAGCGGCGACGGGCTCTATGAAGGACCGGACTGGCTGTCCAATCAGCTCCGGAACCAGAAGTAA
- the LOC112628649 gene encoding ADP-ribosylation factor 1-like isoform X3, whose amino-acid sequence MGNIFVNLFMGLFGNKEMRILVASLDAAGKTTILYKLKLGEIVTTIPATGFDVETVEYKNISFTVWDVGGQDKIRPLWCHYFQNTQGLSFVVDSNDRERVNEAREELMRMLAEDELRDAITDKLGLHSLCHRNWYIQATCATSGDGLYEGPDWLSNQLRNQK is encoded by the exons ATGGGGAACATCTTCGTCAACCTCTTCATGGGCCTTTTTGGCAACAAAGAAATGCGCATCCTCGTGGCGAGTCTGGATGCTGCGGGGAAGACCACGATCCTGTACAAGCTTAAGCTGGGTGAGATCGTGACCACCATTCCCGCCACAGGCTTTGACGTGGAAACCGTGGAGTACAAGAACATCAGCTTCACTGTGTGGGACGTGGGTGGCCAGGACAAGATCCGGCCCCTGTGGTGCCACTACTTTCAGAACACACAAGGCCTGAGCTTCGTGGTGGACAGCAATGACAGAGAACGCGTGAACGAGGCCCGTGAGGAGCTCATGAGGATGCTGGCCGAGGACGAGCTCCGGGATGCT ATCACAGACAAGCTGGGGCTGCACTCCCTATGCCACAGGAACTGGTACATTCAGGCCACCTGTGCCACCAGCGGCGACGGGCTCTATGAAGGACCGGACTGGCTGTCCAATCAGCTCCGGAACCAGAAGTAA
- the LOC112628649 gene encoding ADP-ribosylation factor 1-like isoform X1, with the protein MGNIFVNLFMGLFGNKEMRILVASLDAAGKTTILYKLKLGEIVTTIPATGFDVETVEYKNISFTVWDVGGQDKIRPLWCHYFQNTQGLSFVVDSNDRERVNEAREELMRMLAEDELRDAVLLVFANKQDLPNAMNVAEITDKLGLHSLCHRNWYIQATCATSGDGLYEGPDWLSNQLRNQK; encoded by the coding sequence ATGGGGAACATCTTCGTCAACCTCTTCATGGGCCTTTTTGGCAACAAAGAAATGCGCATCCTCGTGGCGAGTCTGGATGCTGCGGGGAAGACCACGATCCTGTACAAGCTTAAGCTGGGTGAGATCGTGACCACCATTCCCGCCACAGGCTTTGACGTGGAAACCGTGGAGTACAAGAACATCAGCTTCACTGTGTGGGACGTGGGTGGCCAGGACAAGATCCGGCCCCTGTGGTGCCACTACTTTCAGAACACACAAGGCCTGAGCTTCGTGGTGGACAGCAATGACAGAGAACGCGTGAACGAGGCCCGTGAGGAGCTCATGAGGATGCTGGCCGAGGACGAGCTCCGGGATGCTGTCCTCCTGGTGTTCGCCAACAAGCAGGACCTCCCCAATGCCATGAATGTGGCTGAGATCACAGACAAGCTGGGGCTGCACTCCCTATGCCACAGGAACTGGTACATTCAGGCCACCTGTGCCACCAGCGGCGACGGGCTCTATGAAGGACCGGACTGGCTGTCCAATCAGCTCCGGAACCAGAAGTAA